The following coding sequences are from one Capsicum annuum cultivar UCD-10X-F1 chromosome 3, UCD10Xv1.1, whole genome shotgun sequence window:
- the LOC107853181 gene encoding uncharacterized protein LOC107853181 — protein MMIFLVLELWVKLLFLQRKLSMVRLFSAGFSLSILQDLFRVEYVTGIAQQDSESLNCGVFVAVYAEYLSEGLGIPSSGINAQYHHMRYATLLCKYGSVKAEKEYFSENDDPPRPRSSFTQKEKICALHIE, from the exons ATGATGATATTTTTGGTGCTCGAGTTATGGGTAAAGCTACTATTTCTGCAAAGAAAATTATCCATGGTGAGGTTATTTTCGGCTGGTTTTTCGTTATCAATACTTCAG gaTCTATTCCGAGTGGAATATGTTACCGGGATAGCACAACAAGATAGTGAAAGTTT GAACTGTGGTGTATTTGTAGCTGTTTATGCTGAGTACCTGAGCGAGGGATTAGGCATTCCATCATCGGGTATTAATGCTCAATACCATCACATGAGATATGCCACTCTTTTGTGCAAGTATGGCTCTGTAAAGGCGGAGAAAGAATACTTTAGTGAGAATGACGATCCACCAAGGCCAAGGAGTAGCttcacacaaaaagaaaaaatttgtgcTTTGCATATTGAGTAA
- the LOC107853180 gene encoding probable 60S ribosomal protein L14 produces the protein MRKLQYIYTDIEKKNPSSILFLAASLFLACSHARTWPKMPFKRFVEIGRVALINYGKDYGKLVVIVDVIDQNRALVDAPDMVRSQMNFKRLSLTDIKIDIKRIPKKKTLVEAMEAADVKTKWENSSWGRKLIVQKRRAALNDFDRFKLMLAKIKRAGVVRQELAKLKKTAA, from the exons ATGAGGAAACTTCAGTACATATATACCGACATagaaaagaaaaaccctagcagTATATTATTCCTCGCAGCTTCTCTTTTCCTAGCCTGCTCGCACGCACGCACTTGGCCGAAAATG CCGTTCAAGAGGTTCGTGGAGATAGGAAGGGTAGCCTTAATCAACTACGGAAAGGACTATGGCAAGCTCGTTGTTATCGTCGACGTCATCGACCAAAATAGG GCTCTTGTTGATGCTCCGGACATGGTGAGAAGCCAGATGAACTTCAAGAGGCTTTCACTTACAGATATCAAGATTGACATCAAAAGAATCCCGAAGAAGAAGACCCTGGTTGAGGCTATGGAAGCTGCTG ATGTGAAGACCAAGTGGGAGAACAGTTCATGGGGAAGGAAGTTGATAGTGCAGAAGAGGAGGGCTGCACTCAACGATTTTGACAGGTTCAAGCTTATGTTGGCAAAGATCAAG AGAGCTGGAGTAGTGAGACAGGAGCTTGCAAAGCTCAAGAAGACTGCTGCTTGA
- the LOC107853179 gene encoding casein kinase 1-like protein 7, with translation MDHVVGGKFKLGRKIGSGSFGELYLGVNLQNGEEVAIKLESVKTKHPQLHYESKIYMLLSGGTGIPNLKWFGVEGEYNVMVIDLLGPSLEDLFNYCNRKLSLKTVLMLADQLINRVEYMHSRGFLHRDIKPDNFLMGLGRKANQVYAIDFGLAKKYRDLQTHKHIPYRENKNLTGTARYASVNTHLGVEQSRRDDLESLGYVLMYFLRGSLPWQGLKAGTKKQKYDKISEKKMLTPIEVLCKSYPSEFISYFHYCRSLRFEDKPDYSYLKRLFRDLFIREGYQFDYVFDWTILKYPQIGASSRGRNISGSAPLNAVPSAERPGRTSVGQDIRDRFSGAVGAFARRNGSGSGKLGEHSRHKTSDDIPSSKDVQADSERGRTARNCSSSRRAAISSSRPSSSGEPTDSRASSRLVSSSGRLSGTHRIHSGVEPKPSLFSRTSLTKGSRDDPLRSFELLSIRK, from the exons ATGGATCATGTTGTGGGTGGGAAATTTAAGCTTGGAAGGAAGATTGGAAGTGGGTCTTTTGGTGAGCTTTATTTAG GTGTGAATTTACAGAATGGAGAAGAAGTTGCCATTAAGCTG GAATCTGTCAAGACAAAGCACCCTCAACTGCACTATGaatcaaaaatatatatgctTCTCTCAGGAGGAA CTGGAATTCCCAACCTTAAATGGTTTGGAGTCGAAGGCGAGTACAATGTAATGGTCATAGACCTTCTTGGACCGAGCTTGGAAGACCTCTTCAACTATTGTAATAGGAAGCTTTCTTTGAAAACAGTTTTGATGCTTGCAGATCAGCTA ATTAATAGAGTTGAATACATGCACTCTAGAGGATTTCTTCACCGTGACATAAAGCCAGACAACTTTCTAATGGGCCTTGGTCGCAAAGCGAATCAG GTATATGCAATTGACTTTGGACTTGCCAAAAAGTATAGGGACCTCCAGACTCACAAGCATATACCATACAG GGAAAACAAGAATCTGACAGGCACAGCTCGGTATGCCAGTGTCAACACACACCTTGGAGTCG AGCAAAGCAGAAGAGATGATTTGGAATCTCTGGGATATGTgcttatgtattttcttagaggAAG TCTTCCATGGCAGGGATTGAAAGCTGGTACTAAGAAGcagaaatatgataaaataagtgaGAAGAAGATGCTGACACCAATAGAG GTGCTTTGTAAATCATATCCGTCAGAGTTTATATCATACTTCCATTATTGTCGGTCATTACGGTTTGAAGATAAACCTGACTATTCATATTTGAAGAGGCTTTTTAGGGACTTGTTTATTCGTGAAG GTTATCAGTTTGACTATGTGTTTGATTGGACCATTTTGAAGTATCCTCAGATTGGTGCCAGCTCTAGAGGACGT AATATTAGTGGAAGTGCGCCGCTAAATGCTGTGCCATCTGCTGAAAGACCGGGAAGGACATCAG TGGGACAGGATATTCGAGACAGGTTTTCTGGTGCCGTTGGAGCGTTTGCCCGGAGGAATGGTTCTGGTTCTGGTAAGCTAGGGGAACACTCCAGACACAAAACTTCAGATGATATACCTTCATCTAAAGATGTG CAAGCTGACTCAGAAAGAGGCCGTACCGCGAGAAATTGCAGTTCATCCAGAAGGGCTGCAATTTCAAGTAGCAGACCGAGCTCTTCTGGTGAACCTACCGACAGTCGTGCAAGTAGCAGATTAGTGTCAAGCAGTGGCCGGTTATCTGGCACACACAGGATTCATTCTGGAGTTGAACCGAAACCATCATTGTTCTCCCGAACTTCACTTACAAAGGGAAGCCGTGATGACCCTCTTCGGAGCTTTGAGCTTCTTTCAATCAGGAAGTAA